From a single Coriobacteriaceae bacterium genomic region:
- a CDS encoding TIGR03936 family radical SAM-associated protein has protein sequence MSERLTDNPSLFRLRVRYGKRDRLKYLGHLEVIHTIERIVRRAGLPYAVTQGFSPHMRVGFSSALPVGTSSTCEWYDLFMTEFVALDEAFGRLAAASPADLAPIEAAYIDVRTPALTAQLTRLSYRIDLHLDPEAPVSADEVRRALDTLRAGNGIDYARGKKSKRLDLDHTLVGYELTAGERPDHLVLMLDTHADNEGSMRPEILLSAADVLLQGLTPGVDAPIVSTGMQDLVTICSYDVERQNQACEDDEGRLVSPIPVRTCGFAPHTR, from the coding sequence ATGAGTGAGCGCCTGACCGACAACCCCTCGCTCTTTAGACTTCGTGTTCGCTATGGCAAGCGCGATCGCCTTAAGTACCTGGGCCATCTCGAAGTGATCCATACCATTGAGCGCATCGTGCGCCGTGCGGGACTTCCCTATGCCGTCACGCAGGGCTTTTCTCCGCACATGCGCGTGGGCTTCTCTTCGGCGCTACCGGTGGGTACGTCGTCGACCTGCGAGTGGTATGACCTGTTTATGACCGAGTTCGTGGCGCTCGACGAGGCGTTTGGGCGCCTGGCTGCGGCGTCCCCGGCCGATCTGGCGCCCATCGAGGCGGCGTACATCGACGTGCGCACGCCGGCGTTGACGGCGCAGCTCACGCGCCTGTCGTATCGCATCGACCTGCACTTGGATCCCGAGGCGCCCGTAAGCGCCGACGAGGTGCGTCGTGCGCTCGACACGCTGCGCGCGGGCAATGGCATCGACTACGCGCGCGGAAAAAAGAGCAAGCGCTTGGATTTGGATCACACGCTCGTGGGCTATGAGCTCACGGCGGGGGAGCGCCCGGACCATTTGGTGCTCATGCTCGACACCCATGCCGACAACGAGGGCTCCATGCGTCCGGAAATTTTGCTTTCCGCTGCTGATGTTTTGTTGCAGGGCTTGACCCCGGGCGTGGATGCACCTATTGTTTCCACCGGTATGCAAGACCTCGTGACCATCTGCTCCTACGATGTCGAGCGTCAGAATCAAGCATGCGAGGACGACGAGGGCCGACTCGTCAGCCCCATACCTGTGCGAACTTGTGGATTTGCTCCACATACTCGTTGA
- the mreC gene encoding rod shape-determining protein MreC: MRPLIVFSLISVLLLTFYIREGEAGPIHAVRSGVTTITSPVRFVGSAVAAPFNAIGNVFSNLTASQDTLDELKKQNEELTSKVAELSEAQKTAERLEGLVGLQSTYNLKSTAARIVGASGDAWTSTVTIDKGSADGLTINMPVTSSAGVIGQIIEVSAKTSTVRLIGDENSGVSAMVQDTRAQGMLQGQADGTLRLEYVSVDSDVKVGDIIVTSGIGGVFPKGLPLGTVSSVEKSANDVYYTIVVRAQTTAENNEEVLVITSLTDEQSASDEDVNTANSTPQGTSRDAATKTKDESSDDGSDTSETTDSGSSE, translated from the coding sequence ATGCGCCCGTTGATTGTTTTCAGCCTGATTTCGGTGTTGCTGCTCACGTTTTACATCCGCGAGGGCGAGGCAGGGCCGATTCATGCCGTGCGTTCGGGCGTAACGACGATTACCTCTCCGGTGCGCTTTGTGGGCTCGGCTGTGGCGGCTCCCTTCAATGCGATCGGCAACGTGTTCTCTAACCTTACGGCGTCGCAGGACACGCTTGACGAGCTCAAGAAGCAAAACGAGGAGTTGACCTCTAAGGTTGCCGAGCTCTCCGAGGCTCAAAAGACCGCTGAGCGTCTGGAGGGGCTGGTCGGCCTGCAGTCGACCTACAACCTTAAATCGACCGCAGCTCGTATCGTCGGCGCTTCGGGCGATGCCTGGACCTCGACCGTCACGATCGATAAGGGTTCTGCCGACGGGCTTACCATCAACATGCCTGTGACGAGTTCTGCCGGTGTTATCGGCCAGATCATCGAAGTTTCGGCCAAGACATCGACCGTGCGCCTGATTGGCGACGAGAACTCGGGCGTGTCCGCCATGGTGCAGGATACGCGCGCCCAGGGCATGCTGCAGGGTCAGGCTGACGGCACGCTGCGTCTTGAGTACGTGAGCGTCGATTCCGACGTTAAGGTTGGCGACATCATCGTGACCTCGGGCATTGGCGGTGTGTTCCCCAAGGGTCTTCCGCTCGGCACCGTCTCGTCGGTTGAGAAATCGGCAAACGACGTGTACTACACCATTGTGGTACGCGCCCAGACGACGGCCGAGAACAACGAGGAAGTGCTGGTCATCACCTCGCTGACCGACGAACAGTCGGCGTCGGATGAGGACGTGAACACGGCCAACAGCACGCCGCAGGGAACGTCGCGCGATGCTGCGACCAAGACGAAGGACGAGAGCTCGGATGACGGTTCCGACACGTCCGAGACGACCGATTCCGGCTCGAGCGAATAG
- a CDS encoding rod shape-determining protein RodA, translated as MDFSPADLFRSTKTGSRSSLDRVNKQLSASRGTFRQKVHIGVLVATVALVAYGAIIIWSASQFKADASFSRHLLGIGIGAVLAVLVWRTDLRGISNFSTALLVIDLIVILSPKIPGLSYTGGLGMTGWIKIPGIGLTFQPVELAKLITIFFIATLGSQYNGRIDTVRDYVKLCGMLSIPFLAVVAMGDLGSGLVVLVSGAIVICMSGARREWVLSTLALLVGLVALVLALDSVFDSLLGHDVLIKQYQMNRLTVFIDPDNADSDDAYNLQQSLIAVGSGGFFGKGLGHATQSAGGFLPEFHTDFVFAFLSETFGFCGSFLLLCLYVLLIFSTIRVAFKCESLFLRLSCVGIVGMWAFQTFENIGMCIGMMPITGIPLPFISFGSSSMMIQLLTVGIVQSIWRHRSGAA; from the coding sequence ATGGATTTTTCTCCGGCGGATCTGTTCCGTTCAACCAAGACCGGCTCTCGCAGCAGCCTGGACCGCGTCAACAAGCAACTTTCGGCCTCGCGCGGCACGTTTCGCCAAAAGGTGCATATCGGTGTGCTCGTGGCCACTGTGGCGCTCGTCGCCTACGGTGCCATCATCATCTGGTCGGCTTCGCAGTTTAAGGCCGATGCCTCGTTCTCACGCCATCTGCTGGGAATCGGCATCGGAGCGGTGCTGGCGGTGTTGGTCTGGCGTACCGACCTGCGCGGTATTTCCAATTTCTCGACGGCGTTGCTCGTCATCGACCTGATCGTGATCCTCTCGCCCAAGATTCCGGGTCTGTCCTATACGGGCGGTCTGGGCATGACGGGCTGGATCAAGATTCCCGGTATCGGCTTGACATTCCAGCCGGTTGAGCTTGCCAAGCTCATCACCATCTTCTTTATTGCTACGCTTGGCTCGCAGTATAACGGTCGCATCGATACCGTTCGCGACTACGTCAAGCTCTGCGGCATGCTGTCCATTCCGTTTTTGGCCGTCGTTGCCATGGGCGACCTGGGATCGGGCCTGGTCGTGCTTGTTTCGGGCGCCATCGTCATCTGTATGAGCGGTGCACGCCGCGAATGGGTGCTGTCGACTCTTGCCCTGCTCGTGGGCCTGGTGGCCCTCGTCCTGGCGCTCGATTCGGTCTTTGATTCGTTGCTCGGCCACGATGTGCTCATCAAGCAGTATCAGATGAACCGTCTGACGGTCTTTATCGACCCCGATAATGCCGATTCGGACGATGCCTACAACCTTCAGCAGTCGCTTATCGCCGTTGGCTCGGGCGGCTTCTTTGGTAAGGGTTTGGGCCATGCGACGCAGTCGGCCGGCGGCTTTCTGCCTGAGTTCCACACCGACTTCGTCTTCGCCTTTCTGTCCGAGACCTTTGGCTTTTGTGGTTCCTTTTTGCTCCTGTGCCTCTACGTGCTGCTGATCTTTTCGACGATTCGCGTCGCCTTTAAGTGCGAGTCGCTGTTTTTGCGTCTTTCGTGTGTGGGCATCGTTGGCATGTGGGCGTTCCAGACTTTCGAAAACATCGGCATGTGCATCGGTATGATGCCGATTACCGGTATTCCGCTCCCGTTTATTAGCTTCGGTTCGTCTTCGATGATGATTCAGCTGCTGACGGTGGGTATCGTACAATCCATATGGCGGCATCGTTCGGGCGCCGCGTAA
- a CDS encoding rod shape-determining protein yields the protein MDMFFGSYAGDLAIDLGTANTLVSVRGKGIVIREPSVVAIDKNDERILAVGIEAKRMLGRTPGNIVAVRPLKDGVIADFDVTEAMLRYFIDKASEKRYPWTPRPRVVVCVPSGVTSVEKRAVFEATIQAGARQAYLIEEPMAAAIGADLPVEEPTGSMVIDIGGGTTEVAVIAMGGIVVSQSIRIAGDEFDQAILTHVRDAYNLAIGERTAEDIKIKVGSAVPLKDELDVEVNGRDVITGLPKTVRIESEEIRRALNKPLDEMAKAVKDALDATPPDLASDLMYYGILLTGGGALLRGLDVRLRDETGVSVNVSPTALDNVVNGCARVLEANAFDGGFVQTNA from the coding sequence ATGGATATGTTCTTCGGTAGCTATGCGGGCGATCTTGCCATCGACCTCGGCACCGCAAATACGCTTGTCTCCGTGCGCGGCAAGGGCATCGTTATTCGCGAGCCCTCTGTTGTCGCCATCGACAAGAACGACGAGCGCATCCTGGCGGTCGGTATCGAGGCAAAGCGCATGCTCGGCCGTACGCCCGGCAACATCGTGGCCGTTCGTCCCCTGAAGGACGGCGTCATCGCCGACTTCGATGTTACCGAGGCCATGCTCCGCTACTTTATCGACAAGGCTTCCGAGAAGCGCTATCCGTGGACCCCGCGTCCGCGCGTTGTCGTCTGCGTTCCCTCCGGTGTCACGTCGGTCGAGAAGCGCGCTGTCTTTGAGGCCACGATCCAGGCCGGCGCTCGCCAGGCCTACCTGATCGAGGAGCCCATGGCCGCCGCTATCGGCGCCGACCTGCCCGTCGAGGAACCCACCGGCTCCATGGTCATCGACATCGGTGGCGGTACCACCGAGGTTGCCGTTATCGCTATGGGCGGCATCGTCGTCTCGCAGTCCATCCGTATTGCCGGCGACGAGTTCGATCAGGCCATCCTCACGCACGTTCGTGATGCCTACAACCTGGCCATCGGCGAGCGTACGGCAGAGGACATCAAGATCAAGGTCGGTTCCGCTGTGCCGCTCAAGGACGAGCTCGACGTCGAGGTCAACGGCCGTGATGTGATCACCGGTCTGCCCAAAACCGTGCGCATCGAAAGCGAGGAGATTCGTCGCGCACTCAACAAGCCGCTCGACGAGATGGCCAAGGCCGTCAAGGACGCACTCGACGCTACGCCTCCCGATCTTGCCTCGGACCTTATGTACTACGGCATTTTGCTGACCGGTGGCGGTGCGCTGCTGCGCGGTCTCGACGTTCGCCTGCGCGATGAGACCGGCGTTTCGGTCAACGTCAGCCCCACGGCGCTCGATAACGTTGTTAACGGCTGTGCCCGCGTGCTCGAGGCCAATGCGTTTGATGGCGGCTTCGTCCAGACCAATGCTTAA
- the rplU gene encoding 50S ribosomal protein L21, whose translation MYAIVNTGGKQYKVATDDVITVEKIEGNEGDKVTLPVIFLNDGKKIVTDPDKLAKAKVTAQIVEQFKGEKQLVFKFHKRKRYRRLKGHRQQLTKLKIVKVQATSRAKKAVKAEAEAVAEAPVAE comes from the coding sequence ATGTACGCAATCGTTAACACGGGCGGCAAGCAGTACAAGGTCGCCACCGACGATGTCATCACCGTCGAGAAGATCGAGGGCAATGAGGGCGACAAGGTCACCCTGCCGGTTATCTTCCTCAACGATGGTAAGAAGATCGTCACCGATCCCGACAAGCTGGCCAAGGCCAAGGTTACCGCTCAGATCGTTGAGCAGTTCAAGGGCGAGAAGCAGCTGGTCTTCAAGTTCCACAAGCGCAAGCGCTATCGTCGTCTGAAGGGTCACCGTCAGCAGCTCACCAAGCTGAAGATCGTGAAGGTTCAGGCTACCTCCCGCGCCAAGAAGGCTGTCAAGGCAGAGGCTGAGGCTGTTGCCGAGGCTCCCGTCGCCGAGTAG
- a CDS encoding tetratricopeptide repeat protein: MNSQLIQQGRAAYRAGDFSAAAQMLGAAKTPDEIMGEADHLRGNALMHLGMYAEAAEAYAAALNDGTYGKRGALLTNRGKALAAVGDYTTAAQAFSGATQDASYATPFKAYLGLGNALFQSGDYANAGTAFRQAAIDGANPAPAAALGELGRCFIKLGRPADAVETYRTAIDFAGPRDDTRALNAGMGQALSAAGRPSDALDAFNAATADGIYQLTSEQADELARVHDSLAALSAQTAMAAAPAPAMDAPAVDPLDPTGATGQFMPDPSDTGFFTLSESEMVQQDRQDRKQAKVRRRHRHTGLKVFIVLLLLILIAAGGLGFAYTRGFGFPSQESVVTDLFQAAGDGDTAKAESCLASSLPEDAKSMIISSIPQGATVSVEGMDQSMTETTAKVKASLSKGGEQEYTVKFVRSDNHIGWAVSSLDMDFSAADNQQ, from the coding sequence TTGAATAGCCAGCTGATCCAACAGGGCCGCGCCGCTTACCGCGCGGGTGATTTTTCCGCTGCAGCCCAGATGCTTGGGGCGGCAAAGACTCCCGATGAGATTATGGGCGAGGCCGATCACCTTCGTGGCAACGCCTTGATGCACCTGGGCATGTATGCCGAGGCCGCCGAGGCTTATGCTGCCGCCCTCAACGACGGCACCTACGGCAAGCGCGGCGCGCTGCTCACCAACCGCGGCAAGGCGCTCGCCGCCGTGGGCGACTACACGACGGCCGCCCAGGCGTTCTCTGGTGCTACGCAGGATGCTTCCTATGCCACGCCGTTCAAGGCCTATCTGGGCCTGGGCAATGCGCTGTTCCAGTCGGGCGATTATGCCAACGCGGGTACTGCCTTCCGTCAGGCTGCCATCGACGGCGCCAATCCGGCTCCTGCCGCCGCACTGGGCGAGCTTGGTCGTTGCTTCATTAAGCTCGGCCGTCCGGCGGATGCCGTGGAGACCTACCGCACGGCTATCGACTTTGCCGGCCCCCGCGACGACACGCGTGCGCTCAACGCCGGCATGGGTCAGGCGCTTTCTGCCGCCGGCCGCCCCTCCGACGCACTCGACGCCTTTAACGCCGCTACTGCCGATGGCATCTACCAGCTCACCTCCGAGCAGGCCGATGAGCTTGCCCGCGTGCACGATTCGCTTGCCGCGCTGTCTGCCCAGACGGCTATGGCCGCGGCTCCGGCGCCCGCGATGGACGCTCCTGCCGTCGATCCGCTCGATCCTACGGGCGCGACCGGTCAGTTTATGCCCGATCCCTCGGACACCGGCTTCTTTACGCTGTCCGAGTCCGAGATGGTCCAGCAGGACCGTCAGGATCGTAAGCAGGCCAAGGTCCGTCGTCGCCATCGCCACACGGGTCTCAAAGTCTTCATCGTGCTGCTTCTGCTCATTTTGATCGCCGCGGGCGGTCTGGGCTTTGCCTACACGCGCGGCTTTGGCTTCCCGTCCCAGGAGTCTGTCGTTACTGATCTGTTCCAGGCTGCCGGCGACGGTGACACCGCAAAGGCCGAGTCTTGCCTGGCCTCGAGCCTGCCCGAGGACGCCAAGTCGATGATCATCTCCTCGATTCCGCAGGGTGCCACCGTGTCCGTCGAGGGCATGGATCAGTCCATGACCGAGACGACCGCTAAGGTGAAGGCATCGCTGTCCAAGGGCGGCGAGCAGGAGTACACCGTCAAATTCGTGCGCTCCGACAACCATATCGGCTGGGCCGTTTCCTCGCTCGATATGGATTTCTCGGCTGCTGACAACCAGCAGTGA
- a CDS encoding peptidylprolyl isomerase: MFGFKKELYTPEYQLAGDECAVIETSKGTIKVKFDGEGAPIHVANFCELSTMGFYDGLKFHRYVPGFVIQGGDPNTRDMSGADVAAGLEGPDGMPGTGGPGYCIKGEFATNPRNSHVDGALAMARSMDPDSAGSQFYFCLGAQHNLDSGYTVFGTTVEGLDVISQLRAGDEIVHVEIVHE; this comes from the coding sequence ATGTTTGGTTTTAAGAAAGAGCTCTACACGCCCGAGTATCAGCTTGCCGGCGACGAGTGCGCCGTTATCGAGACGTCGAAGGGTACCATCAAGGTCAAGTTTGACGGCGAGGGCGCTCCCATTCATGTCGCGAACTTCTGCGAGCTTTCCACGATGGGCTTCTATGATGGCCTTAAGTTCCATCGCTATGTGCCCGGTTTTGTCATCCAGGGCGGCGACCCCAATACCCGCGATATGTCCGGCGCCGACGTCGCCGCTGGTCTTGAGGGCCCCGACGGCATGCCCGGTACCGGTGGCCCCGGCTACTGCATCAAGGGCGAGTTTGCCACCAATCCGCGCAACAGCCATGTCGATGGTGCCCTTGCCATGGCACGCTCCATGGACCCCGATTCCGCGGGTTCGCAGTTCTACTTCTGCCTGGGCGCCCAGCATAACCTCGATTCCGGTTACACCGTCTTTGGTACCACGGTCGAGGGTCTCGATGTGATTTCGCAGCTGCGTGCCGGCGACGAGATCGTCCATGTCGAGATCGTTCACGAGTAA
- the mrdA gene encoding penicillin-binding protein 2: MSSQMTVIIAGIVLVVAIVVALVIMRRGDSRFTYDTQHGTAPRATEGEGNTAATAFKGRFSILTTGVGAMFAALAVKLWGMQMVSSDYYEKQANSNQTRTVTTPAVRGRILDRNGVALVQNRPSLAVVAYRDLAEDEVLVRHLANVLGMPYVAVLRNIQDNSEGAQSLHTIATDVRRSTVAYIQEHAGEFPGVKIAERTERQYPYGETACHILGYTGTITSEQLEAQNKKTSGDDDASAGRITYQSGDIVGQAGVESYYENLLQGIRGEQTVKVDASGNVTGQAGAVPAKAGSDIKLTLDLKIQQACESALASAIELAKTTGYSNAGNGAVVCLDPNNGEILGMASEPKFDPSVFIGGVSNDVWTELNDDKGSHPLLNRAISGQYMSASTIKPLSALAGLEFGTYTSTQTTNCTGYWTGLGKAWGKRCWLTSGHGTMTLQSGIANSCDPVFYDMGKAFFYDEQHSEGLQEVFRRWGLGKTCGIDLPSEGAGRIPDAEWKESYFTDASAEDRKWNAGDMTNIAIGQGDILVTPLQMACAYMGLANGGKQYVPHVFLSAVSRDGDGDAYKYNGKGKKKRLEAKINSDSDLALVRNGMHDVIYTASTSLAAHFGTLTPQVYGKSGTGEKSGEDEYAWFCAYAPADDPKYVIATVLEQGGGGSDTAMHVVRDVLGVIYDEPDTSSASGDSSVR, encoded by the coding sequence ATGTCTTCCCAGATGACGGTTATTATCGCCGGTATCGTGCTGGTAGTGGCCATCGTGGTCGCGCTGGTCATCATGCGTCGCGGCGATTCCCGTTTTACCTACGATACGCAGCATGGAACGGCCCCGCGCGCCACCGAGGGCGAGGGCAATACCGCGGCGACCGCCTTTAAGGGCCGCTTCTCCATCCTCACCACGGGTGTGGGCGCGATGTTCGCGGCGCTTGCCGTCAAGCTGTGGGGCATGCAGATGGTCTCGTCGGACTATTACGAAAAGCAGGCTAATAGCAATCAGACGCGCACCGTTACCACACCCGCTGTGCGCGGCCGCATCCTCGACCGCAACGGCGTGGCACTTGTCCAGAACCGTCCCTCACTTGCTGTCGTGGCCTACCGCGACCTTGCCGAGGATGAGGTTCTGGTTCGCCATCTTGCCAACGTGCTCGGTATGCCCTACGTGGCGGTTCTGCGCAATATCCAGGACAATTCCGAGGGCGCCCAGAGCCTGCATACCATCGCGACGGACGTCCGTCGCTCCACGGTTGCCTATATTCAGGAGCACGCCGGCGAGTTCCCGGGCGTCAAGATTGCCGAGCGTACCGAGCGCCAGTATCCATATGGCGAGACGGCATGCCATATCTTGGGCTATACCGGCACCATTACCTCCGAGCAGCTCGAGGCCCAGAATAAGAAAACCTCTGGCGATGATGATGCTTCTGCTGGCCGGATTACGTACCAGTCGGGCGATATCGTGGGCCAGGCGGGTGTTGAGAGCTACTACGAAAATCTGCTGCAGGGTATTCGTGGCGAGCAGACCGTCAAGGTCGATGCCTCGGGCAATGTGACCGGTCAGGCCGGCGCCGTGCCCGCCAAGGCCGGCTCCGACATTAAGCTCACGCTCGACCTTAAGATCCAACAGGCCTGTGAGTCGGCGCTGGCGAGCGCCATCGAGCTTGCCAAGACCACTGGCTACAGCAATGCCGGCAACGGCGCTGTGGTGTGTCTCGATCCCAACAATGGCGAGATCCTGGGCATGGCGAGCGAGCCCAAGTTCGATCCTTCCGTCTTTATCGGCGGCGTCTCAAATGACGTGTGGACCGAGCTCAATGATGACAAGGGTTCGCACCCGCTGCTCAACCGCGCCATTAGCGGACAGTACATGTCGGCCTCGACCATCAAGCCGCTCTCGGCACTGGCCGGTCTTGAGTTTGGAACCTACACTTCAACGCAGACAACCAACTGCACGGGCTATTGGACTGGCCTGGGCAAGGCTTGGGGCAAGCGCTGCTGGTTGACGTCTGGCCACGGCACCATGACGCTGCAGTCGGGTATCGCCAACTCGTGCGACCCCGTCTTCTACGACATGGGCAAGGCGTTCTTTTATGACGAGCAACATTCCGAGGGGCTGCAGGAGGTCTTTCGTCGCTGGGGCCTAGGCAAGACCTGCGGCATCGATCTGCCGAGTGAGGGCGCGGGCCGTATTCCCGATGCCGAGTGGAAAGAGTCGTACTTCACCGACGCCTCTGCCGAGGACCGCAAGTGGAATGCCGGCGATATGACCAACATTGCCATCGGCCAGGGCGACATCCTGGTGACGCCCCTGCAGATGGCGTGCGCCTATATGGGTCTTGCCAACGGCGGCAAACAGTACGTGCCTCACGTGTTTTTGTCTGCCGTGTCGCGCGATGGCGACGGCGATGCCTATAAGTACAACGGCAAGGGCAAGAAGAAGCGCCTGGAGGCCAAGATCAACAGCGATTCGGATTTGGCTCTTGTTCGCAACGGCATGCACGACGTGATTTACACGGCATCGACGTCCCTGGCGGCTCACTTTGGCACCCTGACGCCGCAGGTATACGGCAAGTCGGGCACGGGCGAGAAAAGCGGCGAGGACGAATACGCGTGGTTCTGCGCCTATGCACCGGCCGATGATCCCAAGTATGTCATCGCTACTGTCCTGGAGCAGGGCGGCGGTGGCTCAGATACCGCGATGCATGTCGTGCGCGATGTGCTCGGCGTGATTTATGACGAGCCCGATACCTCTTCGGCCTCGGGCGATTCTTCGGTTCGATAG
- the rpmA gene encoding 50S ribosomal protein L27 has product MAHKKGLGSSRNGRDSRGQRLGTKRYAGQTVTTGTILVRQHGTHIHPGENVGRGKDDTLFALVDGTVEFHKGIKHRVSVRPLANA; this is encoded by the coding sequence ATGGCACACAAAAAAGGACTCGGTTCCTCCCGTAATGGCCGTGACTCCCGCGGTCAGCGCCTTGGCACGAAGCGCTATGCCGGCCAGACGGTAACCACGGGCACGATTCTCGTCCGTCAGCACGGCACGCACATCCACCCGGGTGAGAACGTTGGCCGTGGTAAGGACGACACGCTGTTCGCGCTGGTCGACGGTACCGTTGAGTTCCACAAGGGTATCAAGCACAGGGTCAGCGTACGCCCGCTCGCGAACGCGTAA
- a CDS encoding TIGR03960 family B12-binding radical SAM protein, with protein sequence MRVAYQDCFHLIEPLLAKVEKPSRYIDHEWGTLSKADADYRCCLIYPDVYEVGLPNQGIAILYNILNQAEGISCERGYVPWPDMGDAMREAGIPLLSLEGAAPVASFDIVGLHVPHEMAVTNFLEALDLAGIPLLAADRGEDDPIIIAGGPSVYNPEPYAAFFDAILIGEGEESLLETCQLHRRLRDEGVPRAQIVEQLASIAGNYVPSLYEVRHDEPCSPHGYTVPCEGKDAPTVVYKRVVEDFGATNPLSQSCVPYAQLVHDRLSIEILRGCARGCRFCQAGMTYRPVRERSADQIVSSVIQGLEKTGYDEVSLTSLSTTDHSCIRDVLGRLNRRLEDTGIRVSIPSQRLDSFGVDMAESVAGEKKGGLTFAPEAGSQRMRDIINKNVTEEDLDRAAKAAFEAGWNRMKLYFMMGLPGERDEDIVAIANLADHVLELGRSVVPKARRGSISVSISVSVFIPKAATPFQWCPQLDYDDVKRRQKLLITSVRNRAVRVHYHDAETSLVEAALSRAGRDMTPVIIDAWRAGSRFDAWVEHFSLDYWKEAAAKNGIDLNELVHLPYELDWRLPWEHVSPGCTRGFLEREYRRSLEGVTTPDCTRTSCTGCGICPTLHAKNVLMGDRA encoded by the coding sequence TTGCGCGTTGCATACCAAGACTGTTTTCATTTAATTGAGCCGTTGCTCGCCAAGGTCGAGAAGCCGAGTCGCTATATCGATCACGAGTGGGGCACGCTTTCCAAGGCCGATGCCGACTACCGTTGCTGCCTGATCTATCCGGATGTGTACGAGGTCGGTCTGCCCAACCAGGGTATCGCCATTCTCTACAACATCCTTAACCAGGCCGAGGGCATCTCCTGCGAGCGTGGCTATGTGCCGTGGCCCGATATGGGTGACGCTATGCGCGAGGCGGGCATTCCGCTGCTCTCGCTCGAGGGTGCAGCGCCGGTCGCTTCGTTTGATATCGTCGGTCTGCATGTGCCGCACGAGATGGCGGTGACGAACTTCCTCGAGGCACTCGACCTCGCTGGCATTCCGCTGTTGGCGGCCGACCGAGGTGAAGACGACCCCATTATCATCGCCGGCGGTCCCTCGGTGTACAACCCCGAGCCGTACGCGGCCTTTTTCGATGCCATCCTCATCGGTGAGGGCGAGGAATCGCTGCTCGAGACCTGCCAGCTGCATCGCCGCCTGCGTGACGAAGGGGTCCCGCGCGCGCAGATTGTCGAGCAGCTTGCATCCATTGCCGGCAACTACGTGCCGTCGCTCTATGAGGTTCGTCACGACGAGCCCTGCTCGCCGCATGGCTACACCGTGCCGTGTGAGGGCAAGGATGCGCCGACCGTGGTCTACAAGCGCGTCGTCGAGGATTTCGGCGCCACGAATCCGCTGTCGCAGTCGTGCGTGCCCTATGCGCAGCTGGTTCACGACCGCCTGTCTATCGAGATCCTGCGCGGCTGCGCCCGCGGCTGTCGTTTTTGTCAGGCCGGCATGACGTATCGCCCGGTGCGCGAGCGCTCGGCCGACCAGATCGTCTCGTCGGTGATTCAGGGTCTGGAAAAGACCGGCTATGACGAGGTGTCGCTGACCTCGCTCTCCACGACCGACCACTCCTGCATTCGCGACGTGCTCGGCAGGCTCAACCGTCGCCTGGAGGATACGGGTATTCGCGTGTCTATTCCGTCGCAGCGCCTGGATTCGTTTGGCGTGGATATGGCCGAGTCGGTCGCCGGCGAAAAGAAGGGCGGCCTGACGTTCGCGCCCGAGGCCGGCAGCCAGCGCATGCGCGACATCATTAACAAGAACGTGACCGAGGAGGACCTGGACCGTGCGGCCAAGGCGGCCTTCGAGGCCGGCTGGAACCGCATGAAGCTTTATTTCATGATGGGTCTTCCCGGTGAGCGTGACGAGGACATCGTGGCCATCGCCAACTTGGCCGATCACGTGCTGGAACTTGGTCGTTCCGTGGTGCCCAAGGCGCGCCGCGGCTCCATCTCGGTGTCCATCTCGGTTTCGGTGTTTATCCCCAAGGCAGCAACGCCGTTCCAGTGGTGCCCGCAGCTCGACTACGACGACGTCAAGCGTCGCCAAAAGCTGCTCATCACGAGCGTGCGCAACCGCGCCGTACGCGTGCATTACCACGATGCCGAGACCTCGCTCGTCGAGGCCGCGCTGTCCCGCGCCGGTCGCGACATGACGCCCGTCATCATCGATGCTTGGCGCGCTGGCTCTCGCTTTGACGCCTGGGTAGAGCATTTCTCGCTCGATTACTGGAAGGAGGCTGCTGCCAAAAACGGCATCGACCTCAATGAGCTTGTGCACCTGCCCTACGAGTTGGACTGGCGCCTGCCGTGGGAGCATGTGAGTCCCGGCTGCACGCGCGGCTTCCTCGAGCGCGAGTACCGTCGCTCGCTCGAGGGTGTCACGACTCCCGACTGCACCCGCACGTCGTGCACCGGCTGCGGGATCTGCCCCACGCTCCACGCCAAGAATGTATTGATGGGTGATCGCGCATGA